TTAATTTAATCCAATTATTTATCTTTGAGCTTTTAAATCAACTGTAGGATATATTTTAGTTCCTAAGTCATCCCATCCATTTACGTGAAATACATCGGAATCGTCTAACCATACATAAACTTCTCCTTCTGATGTGTCTGTAGTAAAGGTTGATATACTCCCATCACTGAAGTAGCTTTCTGTTTGTGGACTTCCACTAAATGGATTTCTTATACCAGAATCGCTAACTAGACCATCCATATAAGTATCACCAGCTATTACAG
This window of the Caldisericota bacterium genome carries:
- a CDS encoding type II secretion system protein, with product MYSFRKSKKGFTLIELMVVVAIIGVLALLGLRLYTGQQRKAKNAIVKANAGTIQTLIQAELADNEVSVIAGDTYMDGLVSDSGIRNPFSGSPQTESYFSDGSISTFTTDTSEGEVYVWLDDSDVFHVNGWDDLGTKIYPTVDLKAQR